In Peromyscus leucopus breed LL Stock chromosome 16_21, UCI_PerLeu_2.1, whole genome shotgun sequence, a single genomic region encodes these proteins:
- the LOC114686649 gene encoding pyridoxal kinase-like, with product WIVPPGYTRDKSFLAMVVDIVQELKQQNPQLVYVCDPVMGDKWNGEGSMYVPQDLLPVYREKVVPVADIITPNQFEAELLSGRKIHSEEEALEVMDMLHCMGPDTVVITSSDLPSPQGSDYLIALGSQRMRKPDGSTVTQRIRMEMRKVDAVFVGTGDLFAAMLLAWTHKHPDNLKVACEKTVSAMQHMLQRTIRCAKAQAGEGKKPSSAQLELRMVQSKKDIEDPEIVVQATVL from the exons TGGATTGTCCCTCCAGGTTACACGAGAGACAAGTCCTTCCTGGCCATGGTGGTGGACATCGTACAGGAGCTGAAGCAGCAGAACCCCCAGCTGGTGTACG TGTGTGATCCCGTGATGGGTGACAAGTGGAACGGCGAAGGCTCCATG TACGTCCCCCAGGACCTCCTTCCCGTGTACAGGGAGAAAGTGGTGCCCGTGGCAGACATCATCACTCCCAATCAGTTTGAGGCTGA GTTGCTGAGTGGCAGAAAAATCCACAGCGAGGAAGAGGCACTGGAG GTGATGGACATGCTGCACTGCATGGGTCCTGACACAGTGGTCATCACCAGCTCTGACTTGCCCTCCCCACAGGGCAGTGACTACCTGATCGCCCTGGGCAGCCAGAGGATGC GGAAGCCTGATGGCTCCACGGTGACCCAACGCATCCGGATGGAGATGCGCAAAGTGGATGCCGTCTTCGTGGGCACTGGGGACCTCTTCGCTGCCATGCTTCTGGCGTGGACACACAAGCACCCAGACAACCTGAAG GTGGCCTGTGAGAAAACCGTGTCCGCCATGCAGCACATGCTGCAGAGGACCATCCGGTGTGCAAAAG CTcaagcaggagaaggaaagaagcccAGCTCGGCTCAGCTGGAGCTGAGGATGGTCCAGAGCAAAAAGGACATCGAGGACCCCGAGATTGTGGTGCAGGCCACGGTGCTGTGA